The region GCGGCGCGCTCGCGTTCGGCCCCGACGACGGCTACCTCTACGTCAGCATCGGCAACGGCGGCGGCGCGCTGAAGTCCGAAAAGCAGGTCGACGACTGGTACGCCCCGAACCGGGGCGGCAACGGCCAGGACGTCGGCCACAACCTCCTGGGGAGCATCCTCCGGATCGACGTCGATACCCAAGACGGTGAGAAAGCCTACGGCATCCCCGACGACAACCCGCTGGTCGACGACGCGGGCCTCGACGAGCACTACGCCTGGGGCTTTCGCAACCCCTGGCGGATGGGCTTTTCCGGCGGCCGGCTGATGGCCGCCGACGTCGGGCAGGCGCGCTACGAGGAGGTCGACGTCGTCGAGAAGGGCGGCAACTACGGCTGGAACGTCAAGGAGGGCACCCACTGTTTCGCCGCGACCGGCACCCCGGGCGACACGCGGGCAGCGTGTCCGAGCCGCACCCCCGACTCGGTGCGCGGCGGCGAGCCGCTCATCGACCCCGTCGTCGAGTATCCCCACCCGAACGTCGAGGACGGCCCCGGCGCGGGCATCTCCGTGATCGGCGGCTACTTCTACGAGAACGCGACCATCCCGGCGCTCGAAGGCCGGTACGTCTTCGGCGACTACTCGAAGGGGAAGGCCGAACCGACGGGGTCGCTGTTCGCGGCCACGCCGACCGACGAGGGCCAGTGGTCGACCGAGGAGATAACGCTCGCCGACACCGACAACGGTCATCTGAACGGATTCTTGCTGTGTGTCGGTCGCGACAACGACGGCGAACTCTACGCGCTGACGACCGACGAGCTCGGGCCGACGGGCGAGACCGGGGCCGTCCACCGCCTCCGGCCGCCCGCGACCGAAGGGACGACGGCGGCCGACACCGAGACGCCGGGTCAACCACCGACCGCGACCGCGACCGCCGAACCCACCCCGACCGCGACCGAGACGGCCACCGCGACCGAGGAACCGACACCGACCACGGCCGACACCGGGACGACCACGAACGCGTCGAACGAAACCGAGGACGGCGGGGTCGGCCGGTTCGTCCCGGGGAGCGGTCCCGGGTTCGGCGTGCTCGCGGGGCTGGCAGGCCTCGTCGGCATCGCCGCCCGACTGGTGTCCCGGGGCGGGGACGAATGACCGACGCCGGATCGCCCGTCCGGGCCGGACGACGACACGGACGGGACCACTCGCCGGAGCGTGAGAGTTGACAATGAACTTCGATACTACCTCGACGGAACGGCTCGCACCGAACGGAACGACCCGCAGACGATTCCTCCGGACGGCGGCCGCGGTCGGCGCGCTCGCCGGTATCGGGGGGCTCGCCGGCGCACAGTCCGACCCCGAGACGTTCAGTTTCGGTGGCGAGGTCGGGGGCTGGATCGGGCGCTCGCCGGATTCGGTCGCCGACGAGACCAACCCCCCGCTCCGGCTCGAAGCCGGCACGACCTACGTGTTCGAGTGGGAGAACACCGACGGTCAGCCCCACAACGTCGCCTTCCTCGACGACGACGACGACACGATCGAACGCAGCGAGATCGTCTCGGAACAGGGCGCGACCCAGAGCTACGAGTTCACCGCGACCGAGGAGATGGCGGCCTACATCTGCGACGTCCATCCCGTCTCGATGCGCGGGGAGATACTGTTCGGCGAGGAGACCGCGACGCCGGAGAACACGGGCGCGGAACCGTACGTTCCGGAGGGCGCGTCGGTACGGCTCGAAACCGTCGCCGACGGTGGCCTCGTCGCGCCGCTCGACTTCGAGACCCCGCCGGGCGGGCCGGGGATGTACATCGTCGACCGGTTCGGCCAGGTCTACCTCCGGGATTCGGACGGCCTCCGCGACGAACCGTTCATCGACGTGAGCGACAAGCTCGTGGAGATCACCGGCGAGATGGGGCTGCTGGGGCTCGCGTTCCACCCCGAGTACCAGGAGAACAGAAAGTTCTACCTGCGTTACAGCGCTCCGACCCGGGAGGGGACGCCCGAGGAGTTCGACCACACCGAGGTGCTCGCCGAGTTCACGGCGAACGACGACGGCACCAGCGCCGACCCCGACTCCGAGCGCACGGTCATGGAGATCCCCTCGCCGTACACCACGCACAACTCCGGCGCGATCGTCTTCGGGCCCGAGGACGGCTACCTCTACGTGGGGATGGGCGACGGCGGCGGGGCACACGACACCGACCTCGGCCACGTCTCCGATTGGTACGAGGCGAACGAGGGAGGCAACGGCCAGAACGTCTCCGAGAACCTGCTGGGGGGCATCCACCGGATCGACGTCGACAGCCGGGACGGCGAGAAGGCCTACGGCATCCCCGACGACAACCCGCTCGTGGGTCAGGCAGGCCTCGACGAGTACTACGCGTGGGGCCTCCGTAACCCGTGGCGGATGGGCTTTTCCAAGGGGGATCTCTACGCCTCGGACGTCGGCCAGAACATGTTCGAGGAGGTCGACCTGATCGAGAAGGGGACCAACTACGGCTGGAACGTCCGCGAGGGGACCCACTGTTTCGAACCCGGTCCCGAGGGGAGCCGGAACCCGCCGGAGTCGTGTCCGACCCACACCCCCGAGGACGTCCGGGGCGGCGAGCCCCTCGTCGACCCGGTCATCGAGTACCCCCACACCCACGAGGGGATCGGCGTCGGGTCGGCGTCGATCGGGGGCTACATCTACGAGAACGACGCGATCCCCGCCCTCCAGGGGAAGTACGTCTTCGGGGACTTCCGGAAGACGCAGGAGACCGAGACCCCGACGGGGTCGCTGTTCGCCGCCACCCCCGCGGACGGCGACGGTCTCTGGGACCTCAAAGACCTCCAGGTCGAGAACACCGAGAACGGCTACGTTGGCGGCTACGTCCTCGCCCTCGGACGGGACAACGACGGCGAGCTCTACGTCCTGACGACCGACAACACCGGCGGCGACGAGACCGGGCGGGTCCGACGGATCCGACCGCCCGAGAACCAGGAATCGACCACGGCCGGCAACGCGACCACGGCGACCGGCAACGCGACGAACGCGTCCACCGGGACCGCCGGCAACGCCACGGTGGCCGCGAACGGAAGCTCGACCCCGTCCGGAACCGGAACGAGCGGCACTCAAGCGGGAACCGGAACGAGCGGTACTCAGACGGGGACCGAAACGAGCGCGGCGGGAACCGCCGGCACGGCGGCCGGGCCGGAGGGCGGCTCCGCCGGAACGGGCGGCTCCGCCGGCGGGACCGAGAACGGGAGTTCGGAGGGGACCACCGAGGGCTCGGGTCCGGGCTTCGGCGTGCTCGCGGCGGTCGGCGCGGTCGCGGTCGGCGCGGCGCGGACGCTGCTGGGTCGCGACGACTGACCGCCCGCGAGCGAGTCAACGCGTTCACGGTTCCGGCCCGGAAAGGGACGGGCAATGGCGACGTTCGCGACGGGAGTCCAGTTGCTCGGCGGCCTCACACTGCTGTTCTCGAACGGCTTCTTCGTCGTCACGGAGTTCGCGCTGACGCGGGTCAGACAGTTCTCGGAGAGCGAGTTCCGCGGCGGGAGCGGGCTCGAACGCGCCTGGGAGATGACCGAGGAGCTCGAGATCTACCTCTCGGGCTGTCAGCTCGGGATAACGATATCGAGCGTCGGGCTGGGGATCGTGGCCGAACCGGCGCTCGTGGCGGTGCTCGACCCGGCGGTCCGGGCGGTGGGTCTGGCCGGCGTGCTCGGCGGCTCGGAGGGCCACACCGCGCTCGCGGTGGGGCTCGCGCTCGTCAGCGTCAACCTCCTCCACGTGATCGTCGGCGAGCAGGCCCCGACCTACCTCGGGATCGAACGCACGAAGCTCGCGGCGCGTTACGGCGCGCCGGTTCTCTACTGGTGGACGACGCTGCTCGGCCCGGTGATCCGTTTCGCCGACTGGGTGGCGAAGGGGTTGCTCGGCCTCGTCGGGATCGAGATCACCCGGTCGTGGGCCGACGAGGAGATGGAGGAGGACGACGACGACCGGCCGGCCTCGCGCGGCGAGATCAAGAGCCGGATGGGGTCGATCCTGGGTGGGGAGATCCCCGACGAGCGCGAGGAGGAGGTGCTCAACGCGCTCGAGATCGGCGAGACGCCCGTCGCGGACGTGATGGTCCCCCGCGAGGCGGTGGTGGCGCTCTCGACGGGCGATCCGACGGTCGACAACCTCGAAGTCATGCGAAAACGCCAGCACACGCGACTCCCACTCGTCGGCGACTCGCTCGACGAGTTCGTCGGGGTCGTCTACGCGCCGGTGGTGCTCGCGAACATCGACGCGCTCCGCGACGGGGGCCGCACGCTGGAGGCCGTCGCCACCCCGCCGATGACCGTGCCCGACGACCTCCCGGTCAGCGAACTCATCGACCGGTTTCAGGCCGAGAGCCAGGAGCTCGCGCTGGTCGTCGAGGGCGGAGAAGCCGGCGGGAAGAGCGAAGAGAGCCGCGTGGTCGGGCTCGTGACGACGACCGACGCGTTCGAGGCGATCGCCGGGGACCTCGAAGACCCGTTCGACTGAGCCTCAGTCCGCCGCCGAGCCCGCACCGCCGTGGGCGTCGTCCGTCATCGACGAGTCGCGGTGGAGGTAGTAGAGCGCGCCGAACAGGAGGGTGGCGAGCACGTTGAGGACGGCCTTGTAGTCGAGCTGTATCGAGGTCTCGGCGACCTGGGTGCCCGCCCGCGCCGGGATGAGCCCGAACCCGGCGAAGACCGCGTGGACCACCAGTCCCGTGACGACCGCACAGACGAAGATCATCCCAGAGAGGACCGCCGCGAACTGCGTCCCGTAGTAGCCCCGGTAGGCGTCCAGCAACGGCGGGATGATGAGGTCGGCGTAGATGTAGCTCAGGACGCCGCCGAACGAGAGGCCCTCCGTCCAGAGGATCGTGGCGAACGGGACGTTCCCGACCGAACAGACGAACGTCACGATACCGATCACCGCCCCGAGGAACGTAGTCCAGACCACGAACGCCGGCAGCCCGAGGACCTCGCCGGCGAACAGGCCGGTCCAGACCGAGTCGGGCACGAACCCCGAGAGGACGCCGGCGAAGACGAATCCCACGAGGATGTCCTCCCAGAGCATCCCCCACTCCTTCCACTGTTTGTCGGCCAGCGCGCGCCAGCCGTCGATCGAGGTGGCGCGCTCGCGGATCGAGTCGTTCGCGTCGGAGGGGTCGAAGCTCTCCATGCAGCTTTCCGAGCAGAAGTAGTAGGTCGTGCCGTCGTGCTCGGTGGAGTACTCCGTCTCCTCCGGGTCGACCTCCATCCCGCAAACCGGGTCGCGCGCGGTGGGTTCGTCGTCGGACGTGGCGTTCTCGCGGGCGCGCTCGATCACGTCGTCGGGGACGAGATACCGGAAGCCGAGCGCCATCAGGCCGATCAGGAGCAGCCCGCCGAGGAAGTCGGCGGCGAGGAACTGCCAGCCCAGGAGGATCCAGATCACCGCGCCGATCTCGATCACGAGGTTGGTCGAGGCGAACATGAACGCGCCGAGCGCGGCGGCCGCCGACGCGCCCTTCTTGAAGAAGTTCTTCGCGGTGGCGGTCGCCGAGTACGAACAGCTCGACGAGACGAACCCGAAGAAGGTGCCGTAGGCGAGTTCGCGCGGGCCGTCGCCGTCGAGGAGGTCCGAGACCTTCTCGCTCGGGACCCACGCCTCCACGCCGCCGGCGATCGCGAAGCCGACCACCAGCGCCCACCACGTTATCCAGCCCATCGTGACCGCCGTCGTCGCGGTCTCGACGGCCCCGCCGACGAGAAACGAGCCGAGGGGCTCCCGGGTCGTGACCGCCCCGACGGCGACCGCGAGGACCGCGAGCACCGTGAGGATCGCGTAATCACGTCTCTCCATCGTGTGTCCATATCTACACGGTCGCCCTTTTCCTACGTTGTGCCTTCGAGACCATCGCCATCAGCCTAGAGTGGGTTCGATGACGAAGTGAGGGAAACCGCTCGTTTCACATGTCGAACCATCCGGGGAAGGAAACACCGCGAACGAAGCGTGAGGATTATCGGACGGGTCGAATCCCGGTCGATTTTGGACAGTTCTCCTCAGTCTTGGTCGCCCCAGGCGGAGTCGTGCACCGCGTCCCGTACGGTCCGGGCGTCGGCGTCGGTCCGGTCGCGGACCATCCGGCGGAGGCGAGCGAGTTCGGTGGCGAGCGAGTCGCGGCCGAACACCGCGAAGCCGCAGAAGATGACGACGAACCCGACGAGCGTCGTGGCCGAGACGGACTCGCCGAGGAGCACCCAGCCGCCGAGGGTCGCCACCACGGGCGAGAGGTAGAATATCAGGTTGCCCTGGATCGCGCCGACCTCGTCGAGGAGGCCGAAGTAGGCGATGAACGCCAGCGCGCCCGAGAAAACCCCGACGTAGCCGAGCGCCGCGATCCCGGGCAGGGTCCACTCGATCGCCGCGAAACTCTCGCCGGCGGCGAGGCTGAGGCCGTGACAGACCAGCGCCCCGACCGGGAGCGCCCAGGCCGTTCTGACGGTGCTCGAAAGCGAGGAGTCCGCCCGGCGGATCGTCACGCTCCCGAGCGCGCCGAAGACCGCCGCCGCGAGCATGAGGGCCTTCCCGAGCAGGCCGCCGCCGAGGAGGCTCGCGGGGTCGATACCCACCACGAGCGCCACCCCGACGAACCCGATCGCCATCCCAACGCCGCCGGCCCGCGAGAGGCGTTCGTCCGAGAGGAGCACCGCCGCGAGCACCGGCGTCAGGATCGGGTTGAGGCTGTAGATGATCGACCCGACGCCGCTCGTGGTGAACTGCTGGCCGACGAAGATGCAGGCGTTCGTGAGCCCGATCGCGAACACGCCCGCGCCCGCGATCCCGAGGAGGTCCGACCGGGTTCGGGGGAGCAGCTCCTCGCGCGGGAACCGATAGACCGCGTAGCCGACCAGCACGAGCGCGCCGATGTCGAAGCGGGTGGCGACGAACAGCAGCGGCGGGAAGTACTCGAGGCCGGCCTTCGCGGCGACGAACGTGCCGCCGAAGAAGACGCCCGCAGCGAGGAAGAGGCCGAACAGGCGACGCGACGCCGACACTACGGCCGTCCTCCGACCGAGGCCACCGTCTCGAAACCGATCCGCGCGAAGGGAGGGAGTTCGTCGTTCATCGAGTCACGATACGTCGTCCGGGTTTGTATATGTGTTCAGAAACTTTTTCGAAGAATGAAAATGTGTTGCGGCGCGTCGTCGGCTCACGGGGTGAGCGGATTTCAGGGGACGAAAACGGCTATACGCGAGCGGGGGCCAGGGAGGATATGGACCGGGCGCTCGAAGAGATCGAGTTCCTCGCGCTGTCGGCGAACCGGGTGGCGGTGCTCGAGACGCTGCGCGAGCACGCTTGCACCCGCCGGGAGCTCGCCGAGCGCACCGACGCCTCCCAGCCCACGCTCGGGCGCGTCCTCAGGGACCTCACCGAGCGCCACTGGGTGACCCACGACGGCGAGCGCTACACCACGACCGCCACGGGGGAGATGGTCGCGGCGGAGTTCACCGACCTCCGGGAGACCCTCGAAACGGAGCTTCGGCTTCGCGAGGTGATGGCGTGGCTGCCGACCGACACGATGACGTTCGACCTCCGTCGGCTCCGGGACGCGACGATCACCCGTCCGAGCCAGACCCGACCCGACGCGCCCGTCCAGCGTGCGCTCGAACTCCTCTGGGACGCCAGCGAGGTCAAGATCTTCTCGCACGCGTTCAACGGCCGGAGCCTCGACGTGCTCCAGCGCCGTATCGCCGACCACGAGGGTCGGTTCGAGGGGGTGTTCTCGCCCGCCGCGGTCGAGGCGCTGGCCGACGACGCCCCCCTCCGCCGCCAGCTCCAAGACCTGCTCGCGGCCGACGACGCCGAGGTCCGGCTCTACGACGGCTCGATCCCGGTCGCGGTGACGCTCGCCGACGACGTCGTCCACCTGCTGCTCCGGGACGAGGGCGGCCTCCTCCGGGCGGGGATCGACACCGACGACGAAGAGGCGGTCGCGTGGGCGCGCGAGACCCACGAGGCCTACTGGGAGCACGCCACGCCGCTCGACCTCGACGCGCTCGATTGAGCTCGACCCCGCCGACCACGCGGGATTTACAACGAGGATTGTTAATTATACTGATAAGTCTTATCCGTGGCCGGTGCCGACCGCCGAGCGATGAAGACGGGGACCGAAACGACGGGGCGCATCGCACGCCTGCTCGGCGCGAGGGACGACCGTCGGTCCGGGTCGGCGGACCCCGACACGCCACGTCGGGCCCGGGTCGCCGACTCGGTGATATTCGGGGTGCTCGGCGCGGCGTTCGCGACCTGGGCGGTCCGGATCCCGGCGGTGAGCGCCTCCCTCGGGATCGATTCGGGGGCCATCGGGCTGGCGCTGCTCGGCCTCGCGGTCGGGAGCATCCTCGGGCTGGTGACCAGCAGCGCGCTGGTCTCGCGCTACGGGAGCCGGCGCGTGGTCGGGGGCGGGCTGTTCGTCTACTGTCTCGGGCTCCCGGTCGTCGGGCTCGCCGGCGGGTTCGCGAGCCTCGTCGGGCTGTTGGCCGTCTTCGGGTTCGGCAAGGGGCTGGTCGACGTGGCGGCGAACGCCCAGGGCGTGCGGGTCGAGCGCGGTTACGCCGGCCAGATAATGGGGAGCTTCCACGGGCTGTTCAGCGGCGGCGGGCTGGTGGGATCGGGCTTCGGCGGGGTCGCGGTCGCGCTCGGGCTCTCGGTCGAGACCCACTTCGCGATAGTCGGGGTGGCCCTGCTCCTCGTCGGCCTCGCCGCCAGCACGCGCCTGCTCCCCTTCGAACCCAGCACCGGCGGCGACACGGCGTTCGCGCTCCCCTCCCGAAAGCTCGCGGGCTTCTGTGCGATCGGCTTCTGTGCGCTGTTCATCGAGGGGGTCGGCAACGACTGGAGCGCGGTCTTCCTCGACGGCCCGGCGGGCGCGGGTCCCGCGGTCGCGACCCTCGGCTTCGCGGCGTTCTCGCTGTTGATGATGGTCGGGCGCTTCCTCTCCGACCGGCTCGTCACGCGGCTCGGCGCGCGGCGCTTCCTCCGGGTGACGGCGACGGTCGCGGGCCTGGGGCTCGCCCTGACGCTCGTCGCGCAGACGGTCGTCTCGCTCGTCGGCTTCGCGGTGCTCGGGGCGGGGCTGGCCGGCGTGATGCCGGTGGCGGTGAGCCTAGCGGGCAACCACGACCCCGACACCCCGGCCGAGCGGGCGGTCGCCGCGGTCTCGACGACGGGCTATGGGGGGTTCGTGATCGGACCGGTGCTGATCGGGCTGCTCGCCGACGCCACCTCGCTCCGGGTGGCCTTCCTCCCGGCGCTCGGGCTCGCGGTCGCCATCGTGGCGCTCACGACCGTCCTCCCGACGGTCACTCGGGGCTCTCACGCCGATTCCGTCGGCGCGAGCGGGGACGACTAGCCCGACTCGACCCGCTCGACGACGAGCCGGGTCACCGCGACGTCCTCGGTGATGGCACCCCGCCCGCCGACCGTGTACGTGCGGTCGTCGGTTTCGATGCAGACCCGGGCCGCGCCGGCGAGTTCGGGGAGCGACGCGGGTTCCTCGTCCGTCGTGCCGGTGTACTCGACCCCGACGAACTCCCCGGCGAGGGTACACGCCTCCCCCGTCCCGACGAACTCGCCCTCGACCCGGCCGGAGATGGTCGCGCCGCCGTCGAGAAGGGGTTCGAGCCACCGGACGCAGTCGGTGATCTCGACGAACGAGTGGGGTGGCTCCTCGCTTCGCGCGGTGTAGACCTCGTCGTAGACCTCCCAGAGCCGGCTCAGGAAGTACCAGTGGAAGACGTAGGCGGTGGTGTAGTCGTCGACGAGCACGCCGTACTCCTCGGACTGCGGTGCGGCGGTCGCATAGCACGCCCGCTGGCGGTCGGCCAGCAGCAAGAACGGACCCGGAAGCTCCCGGCGGCGCACCTCGGTACACGTCCCCTCGAACGCCGCCGCGTCGAGGCCGTCGTCGGGGACGTGGAGCGAGAGCTGGACCTGGACGCCCCGTTCGAAGGCGTCGCGAAGGTCGGCCTCGAGCCGGCGAAACTCCTCGGGGGTCGCGGCGACCTGGAGGTGGGCGGCCGCCCCCGCGACCGTCTCGCGGGCGTGTTCGAACACCGTTCGGCGGCGGCGCACGATGCTCACGCCGCCGCCTTCGACCGTCGCCTCCCGATACCGGGTTTCGACCGCCTCGATAGCGGTCTCGAACCGCTCGATTGCGGTTCGCAACCCCGAGAGCGCCTCGTCGGGGTCGTTCGCCCGGGCGTAGAGCCGGTCGCGGTCGTAGGTCGTCACGTAGCCCGCGTCCTCCAGCCCCCGGAGGACGTCGTAGACCCGGGGTTGGGGCACGTCGCTCCAGGCGGCGATGTCGCTCGCCGACCCCGAGCCGCGTTCGAGGAGCGCGACGTAGGCGTCGGCCTGGTAGGGCGAGAGCCCCGCCGTTTCGAGCACCGCCCGGAGTTCGTCGGAGTCCATTGGACACCGTTCGGTACTGGTGGGTTTAGGTCCCGCCCCCTCCGTCGGCGGGCGTCGGTGACCGATCCGACGCGCCGCCTGCGAGTGCCGGCCCGGAGCCTAATCCGCCGGCCCGCCGTTGGTCGGTATGAGTTCCGGAGAGTGGAGCGGCGACGACGAGTTCGAGTGTTCGACCTGTGGAGCCGTCTTCGAGACCGAGCGAGAGCTCGAACAGCACGCCGAATCGGAACACAGCGACCCGACGTCGTCCTGACTCACGCCCGAACCCATGCACGCCCGACCGCCGAGTCGGGAACCGTTCACGGATATTCCATACTAGATGCTCTTCAACGACCGAATCAAAGACGACGAAACCGTCGAATCGATCTCGCGCGAGGAGATGCTCCGCCACTGGCTCGAAAAGGAGGTCCACGAGAACGACGGCGACGACCTCGCTGTCGACGCCATCGAGGACGAGGACCGCCTGCTCGACGAGCTCATCGACCGAAAACCGATCGCGGAGTCGATCTTCGCCGACAGCGACCTCCGGTGGCACCACCTCGACCTCCAAGAGGACGAGCTCGAAGCCCTCCACACCATCAAGGGCGAATCCGGCGAGGACTGGCGGGCGATCACCGAGGAGAACACCATCGCGAGCATCGCCGACCACATCCACGAGGCCGACGACCTCGCCGAGCTCGACACCCCGAAGGACCTCGAACAGGTGGTGGACTTCGCCTCGAAGTTCCCCGACGACATCGAGATGGAGGAGCTGATCGCCGTCGAGGAGACCGACGAGGACGCCTACCTCGCCGACGGGAACCACCGGGCAGTGGCGATCGCGCTCCACCGCAGGGACGGGGGAGACTACCCCGAACAGGAGGCCTACGTCGGCGCGAGCGCGGACCAGCTGGGTTCCTGAGAGCCGCTCGCTTCGTCGTATCGGACGATCACTCCAGCCGGTAGCGCAACAGCGCCGCGATACCGCCGAGCGCGCCCAGCTGGTTGCCGGGCGCGAACTCGCTCGAAAAGACGGTGACGGAGCCACCCTGCTGTTCGACGCTCTCGATGACCTCGTTCGCGTCGATCGACCAGTCGCCGTCGCCGGCCCGTTCCTCCCGAAGTTTGTCGTCGAGCACCAACAGCTCGTCGATCGCACCGTACTCCGCCGCTTCGGCCACCGCTTCGATGCCGTAGGTCGCCGCGCCCTCGGTGGCGATCCGTTCGGTGAGGGCGTCGATCTTCTCGGCCTCCTCGGCGATCCGGGTCTCGGCCTGGACCTCCTCGACCGCGCCGCGTTTCAGGACCTCGTGGACGCCCCGGTCCCCGGCGGCGCTGGTGTCGACCGTCGCGCCGAACTTCTCCGCCACGTCGGGATGGTGGCGCTCGATGTACTTCAGCGCGTCTTCTTTGGTGAATCCCGGTCCGGCGAGCAGGACGGTGTCGACGTCGAGGTGTGAGAGTGCGCTCGCGAGGTCGCCGAATAGCTCCTCGCGGTCGCGCGCGTCCTCGCCCTTTCCCGTCGGCCCCGTCAGGGAGGCGTACT is a window of Halococcus hamelinensis 100A6 DNA encoding:
- a CDS encoding PQQ-dependent sugar dehydrogenase, which codes for MNFDTTSTERLAPNGTTRRRFLRTAAAVGALAGIGGLAGAQSDPETFSFGGEVGGWIGRSPDSVADETNPPLRLEAGTTYVFEWENTDGQPHNVAFLDDDDDTIERSEIVSEQGATQSYEFTATEEMAAYICDVHPVSMRGEILFGEETATPENTGAEPYVPEGASVRLETVADGGLVAPLDFETPPGGPGMYIVDRFGQVYLRDSDGLRDEPFIDVSDKLVEITGEMGLLGLAFHPEYQENRKFYLRYSAPTREGTPEEFDHTEVLAEFTANDDGTSADPDSERTVMEIPSPYTTHNSGAIVFGPEDGYLYVGMGDGGGAHDTDLGHVSDWYEANEGGNGQNVSENLLGGIHRIDVDSRDGEKAYGIPDDNPLVGQAGLDEYYAWGLRNPWRMGFSKGDLYASDVGQNMFEEVDLIEKGTNYGWNVREGTHCFEPGPEGSRNPPESCPTHTPEDVRGGEPLVDPVIEYPHTHEGIGVGSASIGGYIYENDAIPALQGKYVFGDFRKTQETETPTGSLFAATPADGDGLWDLKDLQVENTENGYVGGYVLALGRDNDGELYVLTTDNTGGDETGRVRRIRPPENQESTTAGNATTATGNATNASTGTAGNATVAANGSSTPSGTGTSGTQAGTGTSGTQTGTETSAAGTAGTAAGPEGGSAGTGGSAGGTENGSSEGTTEGSGPGFGVLAAVGAVAVGAARTLLGRDD
- a CDS encoding TrmB family transcriptional regulator, whose protein sequence is MDSDELRAVLETAGLSPYQADAYVALLERGSGSASDIAAWSDVPQPRVYDVLRGLEDAGYVTTYDRDRLYARANDPDEALSGLRTAIERFETAIEAVETRYREATVEGGGVSIVRRRRTVFEHARETVAGAAAHLQVAATPEEFRRLEADLRDAFERGVQVQLSLHVPDDGLDAAAFEGTCTEVRRRELPGPFLLLADRQRACYATAAPQSEEYGVLVDDYTTAYVFHWYFLSRLWEVYDEVYTARSEEPPHSFVEITDCVRWLEPLLDGGATISGRVEGEFVGTGEACTLAGEFVGVEYTGTTDEEPASLPELAGAARVCIETDDRTYTVGGRGAITEDVAVTRLVVERVESG
- a CDS encoding MFS transporter, with the translated sequence MKTGTETTGRIARLLGARDDRRSGSADPDTPRRARVADSVIFGVLGAAFATWAVRIPAVSASLGIDSGAIGLALLGLAVGSILGLVTSSALVSRYGSRRVVGGGLFVYCLGLPVVGLAGGFASLVGLLAVFGFGKGLVDVAANAQGVRVERGYAGQIMGSFHGLFSGGGLVGSGFGGVAVALGLSVETHFAIVGVALLLVGLAASTRLLPFEPSTGGDTAFALPSRKLAGFCAIGFCALFIEGVGNDWSAVFLDGPAGAGPAVATLGFAAFSLLMMVGRFLSDRLVTRLGARRFLRVTATVAGLGLALTLVAQTVVSLVGFAVLGAGLAGVMPVAVSLAGNHDPDTPAERAVAAVSTTGYGGFVIGPVLIGLLADATSLRVAFLPALGLAVAIVALTTVLPTVTRGSHADSVGASGDD
- a CDS encoding CNNM domain-containing protein — translated: MATFATGVQLLGGLTLLFSNGFFVVTEFALTRVRQFSESEFRGGSGLERAWEMTEELEIYLSGCQLGITISSVGLGIVAEPALVAVLDPAVRAVGLAGVLGGSEGHTALAVGLALVSVNLLHVIVGEQAPTYLGIERTKLAARYGAPVLYWWTTLLGPVIRFADWVAKGLLGLVGIEITRSWADEEMEEDDDDRPASRGEIKSRMGSILGGEIPDEREEEVLNALEIGETPVADVMVPREAVVALSTGDPTVDNLEVMRKRQHTRLPLVGDSLDEFVGVVYAPVVLANIDALRDGGRTLEAVATPPMTVPDDLPVSELIDRFQAESQELALVVEGGEAGGKSEESRVVGLVTTTDAFEAIAGDLEDPFD
- a CDS encoding permease, translated to MERRDYAILTVLAVLAVAVGAVTTREPLGSFLVGGAVETATTAVTMGWITWWALVVGFAIAGGVEAWVPSEKVSDLLDGDGPRELAYGTFFGFVSSSCSYSATATAKNFFKKGASAAAALGAFMFASTNLVIEIGAVIWILLGWQFLAADFLGGLLLIGLMALGFRYLVPDDVIERARENATSDDEPTARDPVCGMEVDPEETEYSTEHDGTTYYFCSESCMESFDPSDANDSIRERATSIDGWRALADKQWKEWGMLWEDILVGFVFAGVLSGFVPDSVWTGLFAGEVLGLPAFVVWTTFLGAVIGIVTFVCSVGNVPFATILWTEGLSFGGVLSYIYADLIIPPLLDAYRGYYGTQFAAVLSGMIFVCAVVTGLVVHAVFAGFGLIPARAGTQVAETSIQLDYKAVLNVLATLLFGALYYLHRDSSMTDDAHGGAGSAAD
- a CDS encoding PQQ-dependent sugar dehydrogenase, whose product is MAAAGTLAGVGGLTGAAAQSQPETIELGGTTAGWVGRSPDRIDGATNPTLHLEAGTDYRITWTNTDGAPHNIEIHDTDGTVLERTAVISGEGKTQTLEFTATEEMATYLCEVHPTTMVGDVSFEPATETTTSGVEVNDSYFEMGPSIRTETVADEGLTAPLDLAMPPGERGRFFVVDQVGQIYVYDTGSGERETFFDLGDQLIDFGSLPNEKVIDERGLLGLAFHPNFAENRKFYVAYSAPRREGTPSNYTHTQVVEEYEANEEGTRALPGTQRPLLEMPSPYYTHNGGALAFGPDDGYLYVSIGNGGGALKSEKQVDDWYAPNRGGNGQDVGHNLLGSILRIDVDTQDGEKAYGIPDDNPLVDDAGLDEHYAWGFRNPWRMGFSGGRLMAADVGQARYEEVDVVEKGGNYGWNVKEGTHCFAATGTPGDTRAACPSRTPDSVRGGEPLIDPVVEYPHPNVEDGPGAGISVIGGYFYENATIPALEGRYVFGDYSKGKAEPTGSLFAATPTDEGQWSTEEITLADTDNGHLNGFLLCVGRDNDGELYALTTDELGPTGETGAVHRLRPPATEGTTAADTETPGQPPTATATAEPTPTATETATATEEPTPTTADTGTTTNASNETEDGGVGRFVPGSGPGFGVLAGLAGLVGIAARLVSRGGDE
- a CDS encoding DMT family transporter, which codes for MSASRRLFGLFLAAGVFFGGTFVAAKAGLEYFPPLLFVATRFDIGALVLVGYAVYRFPREELLPRTRSDLLGIAGAGVFAIGLTNACIFVGQQFTTSGVGSIIYSLNPILTPVLAAVLLSDERLSRAGGVGMAIGFVGVALVVGIDPASLLGGGLLGKALMLAAAVFGALGSVTIRRADSSLSSTVRTAWALPVGALVCHGLSLAAGESFAAIEWTLPGIAALGYVGVFSGALAFIAYFGLLDEVGAIQGNLIFYLSPVVATLGGWVLLGESVSATTLVGFVVIFCGFAVFGRDSLATELARLRRMVRDRTDADARTVRDAVHDSAWGDQD
- a CDS encoding helix-turn-helix transcriptional regulator, translated to MDRALEEIEFLALSANRVAVLETLREHACTRRELAERTDASQPTLGRVLRDLTERHWVTHDGERYTTTATGEMVAAEFTDLRETLETELRLREVMAWLPTDTMTFDLRRLRDATITRPSQTRPDAPVQRALELLWDASEVKIFSHAFNGRSLDVLQRRIADHEGRFEGVFSPAAVEALADDAPLRRQLQDLLAADDAEVRLYDGSIPVAVTLADDVVHLLLRDEGGLLRAGIDTDDEEAVAWARETHEAYWEHATPLDLDALD